One Pongo pygmaeus isolate AG05252 chromosome 10, NHGRI_mPonPyg2-v2.0_pri, whole genome shotgun sequence genomic window carries:
- the LOC134737645 gene encoding putative uncharacterized protein encoded by MAPKAPK5-AS1 → MAFSMSLSSDILSGAPTAGRGGGCSAALSPRGRGSKGLGTRAPGPRGDGQQPPLGTGGDEDPGAGSASAGGSRLAAAAAGEAAAPGDKSLCWAPRGRLLASSPAGEAGSRGRARRGGPRPGVLCRGLAGPPLRPGLARS, encoded by the coding sequence ATGGCTTTCTCCATGTCGCTCTCTTCCGACATACTCAGTGGGGCCCCCACAGCCGGGAGAGGCGGAGGCTGCTCAGCCGCCCTGTCCCCGCGCGGCCGAGGGAGCAAAGGGCTCGGCACTCGGGCCCCTGGGCCTCGTGGCGACGGGCAGCAGCCGCCCCTCGGGACCGGTGGGGATGAGGACCCCGGCGCCGGCTCTGCTTCGGCGGGCGGCTCTAGGCTGGCGGCAGCAGCAGCGGGGGAGGCGGCGGCCCCTGGGGACAAGTCTTTGTGCTGGGCCCCGCGCGGCCGCCTCCTAGCCTCATCCCCAGCTGGGGAGGCAGGCTCCCGGGGTAGGGCGAGGCGGGGAGGGCCTCGACCCGGGGTGCTGTGTAGGGGCCTCGCGGGGCCGCCGCTTAGACCCGGGCTCGCCAGGTCCTAA